From Chryseobacterium gallinarum, one genomic window encodes:
- the mutS gene encoding DNA mismatch repair protein MutS, whose amino-acid sequence MAKSKKETPLMTQYNTIKAKYPDALLLFRVGDFYETFGQDAVKTSQILGIVLTKRNNGEGSVELAGFPHHSIDSYLPKLVRAGMRVAICDQLEDPKMVKGIVKRGVTELVTPGVTFNDQVLNSKKNNFLLSLHKEKEKYGIALVDISTGEFLISEGTLEKLLHIVNTFDPSEIIFQRSMPMPEQLKNKNAFKLEDWAFQYNFAYEKLTNHFKTNSLKGFGVEGLSLAITAAGAIFAYLVEDTHHNLLSHITRLQIIPQEDYLMMDNFTLRNLEIVYPSNPQGKSLLDIIDKTCTPMGGRLLRRRIILPLKSVDEIGRRLSLIDFLNENDALKYEIVQLLKSISDLDRLMGKLAAEKISPKELGYLRQSLINIHKIKALLHSHADVLAWLEPLFDMEELIRFLQSHLNEELPVNIAKGNIIKEGVSEELDRLRNLQSKGRGFLDEMCQREIERTGISSLKIDFNNVFGYYIEVRNTHKDKVPADWVRKQTLVNAERYITEELKEYESQILGAEEKIGVLENELYRNLCAETMVYIDQIQGNSNIIAQLDVAAGLSELAVSESYTRPVLNDGFAVDLKEARHPIIENALPLGEKYIPNDIFLDKDSQQIIMVTGPNMAGKSAILRQTAIVCLLAQIGSFVPAKYAEIGILDKIFTRVGATDNISAGESTFMVEMNEAANILNNISERSLILLDEIGRGTSTYDGVSIAWAIAEYLHQHPTQAKTLFATHYHELNEMTVNFERVKNFHVSIQENKGNIIFLRKLVPGGSEHSFGIHVAKLAGMPAKVVNRANEILKTLEASRSQDGKGSSESIKRVTEENMQLSFFQLDDPVLENIREELTKIDINTLTPIEALMKLNAIKKMIGG is encoded by the coding sequence ATGGCAAAATCGAAGAAGGAAACCCCGTTAATGACACAGTACAATACCATCAAGGCAAAATACCCTGATGCACTTTTACTTTTCAGAGTAGGGGATTTTTATGAAACTTTTGGGCAGGATGCCGTAAAAACATCCCAGATCCTGGGGATTGTTCTAACTAAAAGAAATAACGGGGAAGGGAGCGTGGAGCTGGCAGGATTTCCCCATCATTCAATAGATTCATATCTGCCGAAGCTGGTAAGAGCCGGGATGAGGGTCGCTATATGTGATCAGCTGGAAGACCCGAAAATGGTAAAAGGAATCGTAAAAAGAGGAGTAACGGAATTGGTTACTCCCGGAGTAACGTTCAATGATCAGGTACTGAATTCAAAAAAGAACAATTTTTTACTTTCTTTACACAAGGAAAAGGAAAAATATGGAATTGCGCTGGTAGATATCTCTACGGGGGAGTTTTTAATTAGTGAAGGTACCCTGGAGAAATTATTGCACATTGTCAATACTTTTGATCCCAGTGAGATTATTTTCCAGAGAAGCATGCCAATGCCCGAGCAGCTTAAAAATAAAAATGCCTTTAAGCTGGAAGACTGGGCTTTTCAGTATAACTTCGCTTATGAAAAATTAACCAATCACTTCAAAACCAATTCTTTAAAAGGCTTCGGTGTGGAAGGACTTTCATTAGCCATTACCGCTGCAGGGGCTATTTTTGCCTATCTTGTGGAAGATACCCATCACAACCTGCTTTCCCATATTACCAGACTTCAGATTATTCCTCAGGAAGATTACCTGATGATGGATAATTTCACATTGAGGAATCTGGAGATCGTTTATCCAAGTAATCCACAGGGAAAATCATTGCTGGATATCATTGATAAAACATGCACTCCAATGGGAGGAAGGTTATTGAGAAGAAGGATTATCCTGCCTTTGAAATCGGTGGATGAAATTGGAAGAAGACTTTCTCTGATCGACTTTTTAAACGAAAATGACGCACTGAAGTATGAAATTGTACAATTGCTGAAGTCAATTTCCGATCTGGACCGGCTGATGGGCAAACTGGCTGCAGAAAAAATTTCGCCTAAAGAACTCGGTTACCTGCGGCAGAGCTTGATCAATATTCATAAAATCAAAGCCCTGTTACATTCCCATGCAGATGTGCTGGCCTGGCTGGAGCCGTTGTTTGATATGGAAGAACTGATTAGGTTCTTGCAGAGCCACCTGAATGAAGAGCTTCCGGTGAATATTGCCAAAGGAAATATCATTAAAGAAGGGGTTTCCGAAGAGCTGGACAGGCTGAGAAACCTTCAAAGTAAAGGACGCGGATTCCTGGATGAAATGTGCCAGCGAGAGATTGAAAGAACAGGGATTTCCAGTCTTAAAATTGATTTTAATAACGTTTTCGGATATTACATCGAAGTTAGGAATACCCATAAAGATAAAGTACCGGCAGATTGGGTAAGAAAGCAGACCCTGGTAAATGCTGAGCGTTACATTACCGAAGAGCTTAAAGAATATGAAAGCCAGATTCTGGGAGCTGAAGAAAAAATAGGAGTGTTGGAAAACGAACTGTACAGGAATCTATGTGCGGAGACAATGGTTTATATTGATCAGATCCAGGGGAATTCCAATATCATTGCCCAGCTCGATGTGGCGGCCGGATTATCTGAACTGGCAGTATCTGAAAGTTATACCAGACCTGTATTAAATGACGGTTTTGCAGTTGATTTAAAAGAAGCAAGGCATCCGATTATTGAGAATGCACTTCCTTTGGGGGAAAAATATATCCCGAATGATATTTTCCTGGATAAGGACTCTCAGCAGATCATAATGGTTACAGGACCCAATATGGCGGGTAAATCTGCAATTTTACGCCAGACCGCCATTGTATGCCTGTTGGCACAGATAGGAAGTTTTGTACCGGCAAAATATGCTGAAATTGGCATACTGGATAAAATTTTTACCAGAGTGGGGGCTACCGATAATATTTCTGCAGGAGAATCTACTTTCATGGTAGAAATGAATGAAGCAGCCAATATTTTGAATAACATTTCAGAACGAAGCCTCATTCTGCTTGATGAAATCGGCCGTGGAACCTCCACGTATGACGGGGTGTCCATTGCCTGGGCGATTGCAGAATACCTTCATCAGCATCCAACCCAGGCTAAAACCTTATTTGCTACCCACTATCATGAATTGAATGAAATGACAGTGAATTTTGAAAGAGTTAAGAACTTCCATGTATCTATCCAGGAAAATAAGGGTAATATCATTTTTCTGAGAAAACTCGTTCCGGGGGGAAGTGAGCATAGCTTTGGTATTCATGTGGCAAAGTTGGCCGGAATGCCTGCAAAAGTAGTAAATCGTGCCAATGAGATCCTCAAAACCCTGGAGGCAAGCAGAAGCCAGGATGGAAAAGGGTCCTCAGAAAGTATTAAAAGAGTGACTGAAGAAAATATGCAGCTTTCCTTTTTCCAGCTTGATGATCCCGTCCTGGAAAACATCCGTGAAGAGCTGACCAAAATAGATATTAATACGCTGACCCCTATTGAAGCTTTAATGAAGCTGAATGCAATAAAAAAAATGATTGGAGGCTGA
- a CDS encoding energy transducer TonB, with protein MIVLEGNINKYMMIGMLLLITFSVKAQQQASAINQHTKQTPASNPKSGSGNNGPQFPGGMAAFKKEFVRNFRSRVLHNSGIKEASATAIFIIEKDGSMSNIKIESTDNEIIQDEFIRALKKIKTQWIPGEQNGTKIRVKARQPLIFTTGK; from the coding sequence ATGATAGTTTTGGAAGGTAATATAAACAAATACATGATGATAGGAATGCTGTTGCTGATTACGTTTTCGGTGAAAGCTCAACAACAAGCCTCTGCTATAAACCAGCACACTAAACAAACCCCAGCATCCAATCCTAAATCCGGATCAGGAAATAACGGACCGCAATTCCCAGGTGGTATGGCCGCTTTCAAAAAGGAATTTGTACGTAATTTCCGTTCCCGGGTATTACATAATTCCGGCATTAAGGAGGCATCCGCAACAGCCATCTTTATTATAGAAAAGGACGGCAGCATGTCTAATATCAAAATAGAATCAACTGATAATGAAATCATTCAGGATGAGTTTATAAGAGCACTTAAAAAAATAAAGACCCAATGGATCCCCGGAGAACAAAACGGAACTAAAATAAGGGTTAAAGCAAGACAACCTTTAATTTTTACAACAGGAAAATAA
- a CDS encoding DUF2306 domain-containing protein — MLLARKNIILFVKALLIIGFTYFFWLMFRITLEYIPFNSEVSFLMIKQTEVTKRPEYLSFFYTHVYTSIFVLLSGFLAILRKDFGIKNFHKNIGKMYIFLILIFAAPSGIYMGIFANGGLLSKISFIILGILWWFSTCKAYKLARQKRFKEHKQWMWRSFAFTLSAITLRMWKVIIVYLLHPNPMDVYQVIAWLGWIPNIFLIEYLITKKQI, encoded by the coding sequence ATGCTTTTGGCCAGAAAAAATATTATTCTTTTTGTAAAAGCCCTTTTAATCATTGGGTTTACTTATTTCTTTTGGCTGATGTTCAGGATTACGCTGGAGTATATTCCTTTTAATTCTGAAGTCAGTTTTCTGATGATCAAACAAACCGAAGTTACCAAAAGACCGGAATATCTCAGTTTCTTCTATACCCATGTTTATACGAGTATTTTTGTTCTTCTTTCCGGTTTTCTGGCTATTCTCAGGAAAGATTTTGGAATAAAAAATTTTCACAAGAATATAGGAAAGATGTATATTTTCCTCATTCTGATCTTCGCGGCACCTTCAGGAATTTATATGGGGATATTCGCAAACGGAGGCCTGTTATCGAAAATCTCATTTATCATACTGGGTATTTTATGGTGGTTTTCAACCTGTAAAGCTTATAAGCTTGCCCGGCAAAAAAGGTTTAAAGAGCATAAGCAGTGGATGTGGCGAAGCTTTGCCTTTACCTTATCCGCCATTACCCTTCGGATGTGGAAGGTTATTATCGTATATTTATTGCATCCAAACCCAATGGATGTCTATCAGGTTATTGCATGGCTGGGCTGGATTCCGAATATATTTTTAATTGAATATTTAATCACAAAAAAACAGATATGA
- a CDS encoding YARHG domain-containing protein, protein MKTLHYTLLVLAISLTGCKKDTKNNNSGKDSSIAKKDSVVIPEIHKEYYGIYTGDFNGMVTTVDEMDDTPYDVDVYKKISLKINRITKDSVYGQSIVNGNQRPFRGVFNEASKSFVLDEPGNDKTDGRFEVKLTGDSLTGRWNAFNKAAVKAPVKTLKLLKKEFVYNPNFMLDKDSNLVDWTNPKEFVEKYTDDETGKTESYTTSKNRVASDAVFKLNASKQKLTEKDLKNLRKLDLEIIKNSVFARHGYSFKKETYRNFFEQTDWYIPVSNNVDQELSPLEKENVALLNRFTKYAEDKYDSFGR, encoded by the coding sequence ATGAAAACCTTACATTATACTTTGCTAGTGTTAGCCATTTCTTTAACAGGCTGTAAAAAAGACACCAAAAACAACAATTCCGGAAAAGATTCTTCAATTGCAAAAAAAGATTCGGTTGTTATTCCTGAAATTCATAAAGAGTATTATGGTATTTATACCGGTGATTTTAATGGTATGGTAACAACAGTTGACGAAATGGACGACACCCCATATGATGTGGACGTATATAAGAAAATTTCATTAAAAATCAACAGAATCACGAAGGACAGTGTATATGGGCAAAGTATCGTTAATGGCAACCAGCGCCCTTTCAGAGGAGTTTTTAATGAAGCATCAAAATCATTTGTACTTGATGAACCGGGAAATGATAAAACAGATGGCAGATTTGAGGTAAAACTGACCGGTGACAGCCTGACCGGGAGATGGAATGCCTTCAATAAAGCAGCCGTAAAAGCTCCGGTAAAAACACTGAAACTCCTTAAAAAGGAGTTTGTATATAATCCCAACTTTATGCTTGATAAAGATTCAAATCTGGTAGACTGGACTAATCCAAAGGAGTTTGTAGAAAAATATACCGATGACGAAACCGGAAAAACGGAAAGCTATACGACTTCTAAAAACAGAGTGGCTTCTGATGCTGTTTTTAAGCTTAATGCTTCTAAACAGAAACTGACGGAAAAAGACCTTAAAAATTTAAGAAAACTTGATCTTGAAATCATCAAAAACTCTGTCTTTGCAAGACACGGCTACTCTTTTAAAAAAGAGACCTACAGAAATTTCTTTGAACAGACTGATTGGTATATTCCGGTTTCCAACAATGTAGATCAGGAGCTATCTCCTTTGGAAAAAGAAAATGTAGCACTGTTGAATCGTTTCACGAAATATGCGGAAGATAAATATGATAGTTTTGGAAGGTAA